The nucleotide sequence GGGCGAGGAGGAGCAGTTGATCGATGATCTGGTGCATGCGATCGACCTCTTGCTGAGCGCTCAACAGACCGGACTCGGCGGACGGTCCGAGCTGGTGGGTTTCCAGCATACGCTCGATCTCCCCCTTGATGACGGTGAGGGGAGTGCTCAACTCATGGGAGGCGTCACCCGCGAAGCGTTTGGCTTGGAGGTAACTTTTTTCAATGCGTTCGAGCATGGCGTTGAGCACCTCGGTGAAGCGGGCGATTTCGTCGTCGTTGCCGCTCGTCGGCAGGCGTTGGCTCAATTCGCCCGCACCGATGTGGGCGGCGGCGGCGGTGGCATCGCGGATGGGTTTGAGCGAGCGGCCGGCGACGAGCCAGCTGATCCAGGCGGTGAGGGCGGTGACGAAGGGCAACAGCACGACCTCGGCCGTGATCAAGTCGAGCAGCACGTCGCGGAATTCTTCGAGATTGTGACCGACCACGATGACGTGCTCGCCCGAGCTCATCACGAAAACCCGCCAGTTTTGATCTGCCGATTTTTCGAATCGCAGTCCCTCGAACCCGGAGGCGGATCGAATTACGGGGGACGGGAAACTGGGGGTGCGGCCGATGATCTGTCGTTCGGTCGTCAGCAGGGCGAGACCAAGCCAAGGCTCGAACTCATCTTCTTGGAAATCCTCGGGCTCGAATTGATCATGACTGATGTCGGCGGCCAGCTCGAGAGCCTCTCCGCGCAAGTGTTCGTCGATGGCCTCCAGGTCCTCGAAATAGACGTAAATCACGGTCGAAGCGGCGAGGACGATGAGCGCGAAGGTGGTGACGCTCGCCGTCCAAACCGAGATGCGAAAACGCAATGAGCGGGTGGACATCATTCGGAGGCGAGAGAGTAGCCGACGCCGCGGACGGTTTGAATCAGTTTGGGCGTGAAATCGTCGTCGATCTTGCGCCGCAGCCGCTGCACGGCGACGTCGACCACATTGGTCTCGGGATCAAATTGATAACCCCAGACGCGTTGACATAGGAACGTGCGGGAGAGCACCCGGCCCGGGCTGCTCAGAAAAGTTTCGAGTAGAGCGAATTCGCGGGCGGTCAAATCGATGTCGGTGCCGGCGCGTCGCACGGTGCGCTGGTGGAGGTTGAGGCTGAGATCGCCGTGGCTGAGCACGCTGAGGGTGTCGCCGGTGTGGCGGCGCACAATGGCGCGGAGGCGGGCCACCAGTTCGACGACGGAAAACGGTTTGGGCATGTAGTCGTCGGCTCCGAGTTCGAGGCCTTCGACGCGCTCGTTTACGTCGCCGCGGGCGGTGAGCAGGATGACGGGGACGGTGTTGCGCTGGCTGCGCAGCTTGCGCAACAGGCTCAAACCATCGCGACCGGGCAGCATGACATCGAGGACCATGGCGTCGAAAGTATGCTCGTTGGCGAGCAGCAGTCCTTCATCGCCGTTGTGGCACACTTCCACGGCCCAGCCTTGTTCGGTGAGTCCGGCCGAAATGAGTCCGGCCACCTTTTTTTCGTCTTCAACTACGAGGATTCGCACGGCGTCACCCTAGGTGTTGGACGGGGAGCGCCCAGAATAATTCGCTGGGTTCATTACAGGTTGATGGAGCATTCGTTACAGCGCTGTCATGTTCCGAACGTTTGTTGCGGCGCTGCTTCTTACGCGGCATGGCAGATCTAGAAATGGGCATATTGCAACGATTTGAGACAGCGGCTCCGGTGCGCTGGATAAAGACCCGCATGGGGGGAGCAGGGCTGTTTTTGCTCATGTTTGTGACGCTTGCGTTACTCACGCGGATGGCTCTTTTGCTCAAATCGGCCGGCGAGGTTTCGTGGAATTTGACGCTACTGGCGTCGTTTGCGTGGGGCGTGGTTTACGATGTCGGCGCGGCGCTGTGGTGGTCATTGCCGGTGGTGCTGGTGCTGATGCTTTTGCCGGCACCCACGTTCCAGTATCGGGCGGTCCGCGGGGCCGTGATCGGTGCGATTGGCGTGGGGTTTTTCCTGATGTTGTTCTCCGGCGTGTCGGAGTGGACGTTCTGGGATGAGTTTGGGGTGCGCTTTAATTTCATCGCAGTCGATTACCTTGTCTACACGACCGAAGTGATCGGCAACATCCGTGAGTCTTATCCGATGCCGTTGATCATCGGAGGCGTGGCGTTGGGCGCGATCGGACTCACCGGGATGATGGTGCGCACGGGTTTGCCGCAGATCTGGATGGAGGCGGCGGCCACGCCGTGGCGTCGTCGTTATGCGACCGGGCTGGTGTGGATCGTGGTCGCGGTCAGTTTTGGTTCGCTGCTGAGCGAGCGTTGGTTGCCGACGTTTGCCAACAACTACAACCGGGAGCTGGCGAAGAACGGCGGCTGGGCCTTGTTCGCCGCCTTCTGGGCCAACCAACTCGAGTTCGATCAATTCTACGAGACGTTGCCGGAGGACCGGGCGTTTGCCATGGTGCGGGAAAATCTGGTGCGCGATGGCTCCGTGTTGATGGGTAGTGAAGCCGAGGATACGTTGCGCCAGATTTCCGCGATGCAGCCGGAGCAGCGGCCGAACGTGATTCAAATTACGGTGGAGAGTCTGAGTGCCAGCTTCATGGCCCGCTATGGCAATACGGACGGGATCACGCCGGAGTTGGACAAACTCGTCGCGGACTCGCTCGTGTTTGATCAATTTTATGCGACCGGCACCCGCACCGTGCGTGGCATGGAGGCGTTGACCTTGTCGCTGCCGCCGACGCCGGGCCGCTCGCTGGTGAAACGGCCCGACAACGAGAACCTGTTTTCCTTGGGGTCGGTTTTTCAAAGCAAAGGCTACGACACGGCGTTCATCTACGGTGGTTACGGTTACTTCGACAACATGAACTACTTTTTCGGCCACAACGGTTACCGCATCGTGGATCGCGGGCAGGTGGCGGACGAAGACATCACGTTTGCCAACGCCTGGGGCGCCTGTGACGAGGATTTGTTCGACTGGTCGCTGCGCGAAGCGGACGCGACGGCCAAGACCGGGAAGCCGTTTTTTCAGTTTGTGATGACGACTTCGAACCATCGACCGTTCACGTATCCGGAGGGGCGGATCGATCTGCCGTCCAAGGAATCGCGGCGCAATGGCGGGGTGAAATACACCGACTACGCCATCGCCAAGTTTCTCCGCGATGCCTCCACGCGTCCTTGGTATAAGGATACGATCTTCGTGATCGTGGCGGATCACTGCGCGAGTTCGGCCGGCAAGACGACATTGCCGGTATCCAACTACCACATCCCGTTGCTGATTTTTGCGCCGGGCGGTCAGATTGAGCCTGGCGTGGTGGACGAAATCACCAGCCAGGTGGACTATGCGCCGACGCTGTTGGGACTGTTGAACTGGTCCTACCCGAGCCGGTTTTTCGGCCGGGATGTGATGCACGATGGGTGTGAGCGGCCGGCCCGGGCATTCGTGGGCACCTATCAAAAAATGGGTTTGTGGGACGGCGAACGGCTGGCCGTCTTGAGTCCGGTGCGTCACAAAGCCATGTTTGGCACGACCACCGGCACCGAAGTTTTAATCAGTGAAGGTCAGGATGATCCGTTGATTCAGGAAGCGACTTCCTATTATCAGACGGCGAGTGATCTGTTCCGACTCGACGCCTACCGTGCCTACACGCCTTGAAACCTGGCGCTCGTGGTGGATCGTGCTGGGCCTGTTGGCGCTCACGCTCGCCCTGTCGGAACTCACCTCGATCGACATCCGGGTGCAGGACTGGTTCTTCAATGAGGAGACCGGCACGTGGTTGATCGGGCGACGTGATCCGATTCCGCGGGCATTGTTCTACAATGGTCCGAAGTATGTGATCATTCTATTGGGCGTGACGCTGCTCACACTGCTGCTCGGTCGACCGTCCTGGCGGGAACGGTGGCACGTCACGCGCAAGGGGCTTGGCGTGGTGTTGCTCACGTTGGCGATCGTGCCGGCATTGATTGGTCAAATCAAAGCCACGACCGGCGTTTACTGCCCGTGGGACATTCGTCGCTACGGCGGTCCCGCTCCCTACGTGCGGGTATTTGAGATGCATCCGGAAAACGATCGGCCGCCGTATAAAGGCCGCGGATTTCCGGCCGGTCATGCCAGCGGTGGATTCGCTTTGGTGGGGCTCGCTGCGCTGACGCAGACGCGCCGCCAATACTACGCGGCAATCGCGCTCGCGTTGGGGTTGGGCTGGGTAATGGGTATCTATCAATTTGCGAAGGGCGCGCACTACGTGAGCCATAACCTGGTCACCATGTGGATCACCTGGTTGGTCTACGTGCCGATCCAGCGCGGGATGAGCCGCGCGGGCCGCGAATCGAATCTCACGTAACGTCAGGCCGCGACCGTCGGCACGTCGCAGGGTTGGATGCGGCGATCCCGAGTCGCGAGAACAAGTCTCTCGGCCAAGATTTGAGCGGCGAGCATGCGGTCGAACGGGTCGGAGTGAACCGCGGGCAGTTGGAGGGATTGACTGGCGTGGACCGCGGTCACCGGTAGCTCGGCAAATTCATCCTCCAGCAGGACGGAAACGAAACTGTCGGGATTTTTTAACTTTCCCTGGGCTTGCTCGAGGTTTTCTAGCCGGTTGATACGGGATCACCCGGACCATCGGCTTACCTGCTTTGGCGATGATGACCTCCTCGCCGGCCGCCACTTTTTCGACCAACCGGGAGAGGTGGGTTTTGGCGGTTTGAATGTTGATGATCTCGGACATGACGACCTGGCTTTATCCTGATCAACGCAGTTCACAGAAGGTAACAAAGTTAACAAAGCGTTGTAATAAAGTGAGTTAAATCGAGTAAACTGCATGACATCCAACTCACCTTACGGGTGAATAAATTGATGCCCATAATCGCCTGCAACTCGTTCCAGCTTCGTGCTCTTCGTTGCCTTCTGTAAAATCCAACTGCGGAATCTCGGTTGATGAGACCAACCAGACCAGACTTGGTCTGGTTGGTCAAAGGAGGAGCCAGCCCGGGCCGCGTTTAGTCGAGGAGAGCTCGATTCATCGCGCTGGCGACGGCTTTGATGGAGGCAATGTCGATGCTGGTGTCGATGCCGGCGCCGTAGAGCGGTTTACCATTTATCGGTTGAATCTGAATGTAGGAAACCGCCTGGGCGCGGGCGCCGATGCCGAGGGAATGTTCGGTGTAGTTGAGGAATTCAAACTCCAGCAACTCGGCTTCGCGGACGGCGGTCACGAACGCGTTGATGGGACCGTTGCCCTGGCCCGTGAGGGTGCGGCCGGTGCCGTTGATGACTAGGTCCGCTTCGCAGGTGACCACCTTGTCCTTTTCAGTGGTGCGGAAGTCGACGACCTCGATGGGTTGTTTACGATCGAGATACTCGGCTTGGAAGGCTTCGAGAATGTCGGCGGCCGACAGCTCCGTGCCCTTGGTGTCGGCGAGACGGTTGACCACCGGACCGAATTCGCGGTGCATCGCCTTGGGCAGGGTGAAGCCGTATTCGTTTTCGAGGATGTAGGCCACGCCGCCTTTGCCCGACTGGGAATTGATGCGGATGATCGCCTTGTAGTCGCGACCGATGTCGGCGGGATCGATGGGAATGTAGAGGACATCCCACGGTTCTCCCGCGATCTGTTTGTCCCACGACTTTTTGATGGCGTCCTGATGCGAGCCGCTGAAGGCCGTGAACACCAAGTCGCCCGCGTAGGGGGAGCGGGGCGGCACGTCCATGCGGGTGGTGCGTTCGTAAATCTCCCGGATCTCGTTGAGGTCGGAGAAGTCGAGCTTCGGGTCCACGCCCTGGGTTTGCAAGTTGAGTGCGACGGTCACGATATCGAGGTTGCCGGTGCGCTCGCCATTGCCGAAGAGCGTGCCTTCAACGCGATCAGCGCCGGCCAGCAAGCCCAACTCGGTGGCGGCGATGCCGGTGCCGCGGTCGTTGTGGGTGTGCAGGGAAACGATGGTCAGATCGCGGCGGGTGAGGTGGCGGCACATCCATTCGATTTGATCGGCATGGATGTTGGGCGTGGCGTATTCGACGGTGGCGGGTAGGTTCAGGATGACCTTGTTGTCGGCCGTGGGTTGCCAGACGTCGGTCACGGCTTCGCAAATTTCCAACGCGAAATCCATTTCGGTGCTGGTGAAGCTCTCGGGCGAGTATTCCAGCACGATGCGATGGCCGGCCGCGACCAAAGGCGCGGTCTCCGCTTTCATGAGCGCCACGGCATCCGTCGCGATCTTTTTGATGGCGGGACGATCCGCACCGAACACGTAGTTGCGCTGGGCGGGGGAGGTGGAGTTGTAGAGGTGGAAGATGACGTTCTTCGCCCCGGCGATGGCCTCGCAGGATCGCTTGATGAGATCTGCCCGGCATTGGCACAGGATCTGGATGGAGACGTCGTCGGGGATACGATTTTCGTCGATGAGACGGCGGCAGAAATCGAACTCGATTTGCGAAGCGGAAGGAAAGCCGACTTCGATTTGCTTGAAGCCGATGCGCACGAGCATGTCGAAGAACTCGAGTTTTTCGACGACGCTCATGGGTTGGGCGAGCGCTTGATTGCCATCGCGCAAGTCGACACTGCACCAAATGGGCGCGGTGGTCTGGGTGCGGCTGGGCCATTGCCGGTCGGGCAAATCGATCGGCGGGAATGGTCGGTATTTCGAAGCGGGGAAAGCGGACATGGGAAAAGGAAAAAAGGTAGAAATGAAGAGTGAAGTCGAGACAGCGGAAGCCCGATTCGTTTCCGCGGATAGGAGCGGACGTCGCAGCTGCTGGTAGGCAAGAGGTGGACGCACAATCAGTCCCACGCGGGACCCTCTCGGATCGTGCGTCTAGCTAAGTCGTAGCGGGAGCAGTGCGGGTGCGAAGTGTCGCATCGTGTTGGGGTTATCGGATCGAGCTGGTCACGAGTCAAGGTCCCGGGCGGAACGAGGGTCGACGATTTGAAATATGGCCGCCGGGTGTAACCGGTCGATCACGGTGACGTCTTGCTCTGAGTGTATGCAGTATTATCTCTTTCCCCATGCCGACCCTGGATAAGCCCTTTGACCATGCGGCTTGCTTGGAGCGCGTGCGCGAAGGCGATCAGGACGCCGCGCGAGACTTGGTGGACTCCCTTTACCCGCAGGTCGTCAAAATCGTGCGCGGTCGTTTGCCGCGATGGGTCGCGGAAGAGGATCTCGCCCAGGAGGTGTTTCTAAAAATGTTTACCCGACTCGAACAATATCGCGGGGATGTGCCGTTGCCGCACTGGGTCTCACGAATCGCCGTGACGACCTGCATCGACCATCTGCGCAAGCAGCAGCGGCGACCGGAGTTGCGGCGGGCTGATCTCTCGGAGGAGGAATCCGACATGTTGGATGTGGTCACCGCCGATACCAACGCCGAACAGGCGGGCGATGCGCTGGCCGCTCGCGAACTGTTGGGCAAGCTGCTCGATCAACTCAGCCCGGACGACCGCATGGTCATCCAGTTGCTCGATTTGGAACAGAAATCGCTCATCGAAGTGGGCGATCTGCTCGGTTGGAACACGACTTTGGTTAAGGTTCGCGCCTTCCGAGCACGTCGGAAGTTGCAAAAGCTATGGCAAAAACTCGAAGCTGAGGAACACGTATGAACCGCTCTCGCTCATCATTGGACCGTTTGATCGCCCGCGCTCGCGAGGCGAAGTCGGCATCGACCGATGACATTGCCGTGCCGATGGGATTTTCCGCGCGGGTGGTTGCTCGCGCCGAAATCGGCCGTGAAGAAGCGCCCTGGTGGCAAGTGATTGAACTGCGCGGCTGGCGGGTGCTGTCCGGCGCGGTCTGTGTCGCCCTCCTCAGCGTCGCGCTCAATTTGCAGCCCATCGCCGATGCGATCGAGCAGGACGTGCTCGCGGCCGATGATCCGGTGACCTTCATCCTGGGGGATTCATGATCATGAAAAAAGGTCGCACCTGGATGGCTTGGTTGGTCTTGGTCGGAGTGTTTCTGGCCGGCGGTGTCGCGGGTGGTTTTATTTCTCTGCGCGTCGCCAAAACCATGATCGAACGTGGCCGGGGACCGGATCGGTTTGCCCCGCGTTTCATGGAACGCCTGACCGAGGGGCTGGATTTGACGCCGGAACAACAGGCGCAATTGAAACCGATCGTCGACCGGACATGGGTAGTCTTGCGGGAGCAACGCCACGCCAGTATCACCGCCATGCGCGACATGGAGAAGGAAGTGATCGGGCTGCTCACGCCGGAACAGAAAATCGCCTACGAGGAAATGCAGGCGGCCCAGCGGGAGCGGTGGAAGGACATGATGGGGAAACGCGGTGATCGTCCCTCGAAACGAGGCGACATGCCACCTCCCGGAGGACCTCCGATGGGCGAACCGCCGCCGGCTCCGCCCGAAGGTTAAGAGGCGTTTGTCGAAATTCAGGTTGAGTGCACGCTTGTGCCGCACGGGTCGGCGCGCTTACCTCCGGCTCATGTCATCGCCGATCGCCGGCAAGCGTATCATCCTCGGAATCTCCGGGTCCATCGCTGCTTACAAAGCCGCGGACCTCGTCAGTCAGCTGCGTAAACGCGAGGCTGAGGTTTTTCCGGTGCTCACCCGGGGAGGAGCTGAGTTCATCACGCCGCTGACGTTGCAGACGCTCGCCCGGCAGCCGGTTTCGGTCGATTTGTGGAAGGAAGGGCAGGGGTGGCAACCCGGTCACGTCGAACTCGCCGACAAAGCGGATCTGATGGTGGTGGCACCAGCGACCGCCGATGTGATCGCGCAATTCGCCCACGGGCTGGCTCCCGACTATCTGGGTTCCCTGCACCTGGTGGCGCGTTGCCCCGTGCTCATCGCTCCGGCGATGAATGGGAAAATGTGGGAGCACCCGGCCACGGTTGCCAATGTCGCCGTGCTCAAATCGCGCGGCGTGCACTTTATCGGACCCGAGGACGGCATGTTGGCCTGCGGCTACGAAGGGGCGGGTCGTTTGTGGCCGGTCGAAGGCATTGTGGAAAAGATCGAAAATCTGTTGTTAGCTTCTCCCGCATCATGAGCGCCAAAGACTCCAGCATTCTGTTTTTCGCCTACGGTCTGAAAATGGACGAAAAGCGCATGATGGCGCTCGATGCCGATTGTGAGTTGATGGGCACCGCCCGGCTCGATGGTTATCGGTTCGAGTTCACCGCCCAGGGTCATGCCAACCTGCAGGCCGATCCCGAGTCGAAGGGGTGGGGCATCCTGTGGCTCGTGCCGGCCCGGCAAATGGAGGCTTTGGACGCTTGGGCCAAGTCGCGCGGTTTTGAGCGCACGGTATTGTTTGTGATCAGCCCGGCCGGGCCGCGTGTCCCGGCGACGGCGTTTATCAATCTCGACGGCACGACAGGATCACCCGACCCGGCGGAATGGACCGAAATCCTCGCGGCGGCGCGAACCGCGAAGTTGGAACGCAGTTATCTCACCCATCTTAAATCACTCTCACCGGGTTCGTGAAAGATTCTCGTTGATCTTGGGGATGGGACTCTCGCAAGGTCCGCGTTGGCCAGGCGCCATGCATGGGCAGACGCGCGAACTCCGCCAGGACCGGAAGGTAGCAACGGTAGCGACGTTCTCCCAGTGCCGTGGAATGCCTGGCCACTTTTATTTCTTTGCGGCGGTTTTCGCTTTTCGATCCGCCCCGCCTACGTTCTAGCTAGGCCTCCCCGTGGCAAAAACCGGATATCAAGTCATCGCCCGCAAGTGGCGGCCCCAGACTTTCGACGACGTCGTCGGCCAAGATCATGTCGTGCGCACGCTGCGCAACGCGATTGCCCGGGACCGGATTGCCCACGCCTATCTGTTCGTGGGGCCACGTGGAACGGGTAAAACCTCTTCGGCGCGCATTTTTGCCAAAGCACTCAACTGCACCGACGGCCCCAACGCCGATTTTGATCCTGCTGATCCGGCCTGTGTTTCGATCGCGGAGGGCACTCATCTCGATGTGATCGAGATCGATGGTGCCTCGAACAATGGTGTCGATCAGGTGCGCGACCTGCGCGAGACGGTGCAATACGCGCCGGCCCAGGGTAAGTATAAGGTCTACATCATCGACGAGGTGCACATGCTCTCGGCGCAGGCGTTCAATGCGCTGCTAAAGACGCTCGAAGAGCCGCCGGAGCACGTGAAATTTGTGTTCGCCACGACTGATCCGCAGAAGGTGCTGCCGACGATCGTGTCACGTTGCCAACGTTTCGATCTGAAGCCGATTCCCGCCCCGCTCATCATCGAGCGTCTGCGTAAGATCGCGGTGGACGAAAAGGTCACCATCAGCGACGAAGCGGTGGCGTCCATCGCCCGCATGGCGGACGGGGGCATGCGTGACGCCCAGTCCATCTTCGACCAGATGATCTCCTTCTGCGGTGACGACATCACCGAGCCGGACGTGCTTGATGTATACGGCCTCGTTTCCGCCGAAAAGCTCGCGCAGCTGGCGGGAGCAATTGCGGCCGGCGATCACCAGCAACTCGTCGCCATCGTGGACGAGTGCGACGAATCCGGCCGCGATTTGGTGCGCCTGCTGGCTGATTTGCAGGTGGTGGTGCGCACGGCCTTGCTCGATGCCATCGCCCAAGGCGGCAAAACCACTCACCTCGGGACGGAACTTTCCACCGAGCAGGTCACGCGCATGCTGGACGCCCTGCGTGAAGGCGAGGGCGCGGTGAAGCTGGGACTGGCCGAGAAAATCAATTTGGAAGTGACCTTGCTCAAAGCGGTGGAAGCCAGCCGCGCGCGCGCCATCGACAGTTTGATCAAAGAACTCGCCGCGTTGTCCAACGAGGCGGGGGACGCGTCGCCCGACCAAAAAAAAAAGGCCTGATTGATCGCTTGGATGACCGGCTGAGCGAGGTGCTCAAGCTGGAGACCCTGGAAGCGAGCCATCGCTCCGCCGCCTTGGCGGGCGCCCCGATCGCGGTCCGCAGTGCCCTCGACCGCAAGGCGCAGGCCCCGACGACGGCACCGGCGGCGCCAAAACTCCAACGTGAAAACGATGACGATGACCGCGAAGACGGCATCGAGTCGTGGTCAAACGCCGATATGGAAGCGGCGATGGCGGCCGAAGCGGAAGCGCGCGACGGCATGAACGGCGGCACCGAGCCCCGCAAGCCGTCACGGCGG is from Synoicihabitans lomoniglobus and encodes:
- a CDS encoding ATP-binding protein; translated protein: MMSTRSLRFRISVWTASVTTFALIVLAASTVIYVYFEDLEAIDEHLRGEALELAADISHDQFEPEDFQEDEFEPWLGLALLTTERQIIGRTPSFPSPVIRSASGFEGLRFEKSADQNWRVFVMSSGEHVIVVGHNLEEFRDVLLDLITAEVVLLPFVTALTAWISWLVAGRSLKPIRDATAAAAHIGAGELSQRLPTSGNDDEIARFTEVLNAMLERIEKSYLQAKRFAGDASHELSTPLTVIKGEIERMLETHQLGPSAESGLLSAQQEVDRMHQIIDQLLLLARFDAGRSSPEKTTFDLSAMLGEMAEDVDLLSAERELTVTANIEPHLMILGDPSQIRRLLLNLLANAVKYNRDAGRLDYTLQASGDHAQFIIRNTGNPIPADAMPRLFDRFFQVDQSHASRGSGLGLSLCREIARDHGGEVELVPDPEGLIRFEVTIPRVHAAPTAV
- a CDS encoding response regulator transcription factor yields the protein MRILVVEDEKKVAGLISAGLTEQGWAVEVCHNGDEGLLLANEHTFDAMVLDVMLPGRDGLSLLRKLRSQRNTVPVILLTARGDVNERVEGLELGADDYMPKPFSVVELVARLRAIVRRHTGDTLSVLSHGDLSLNLHQRTVRRAGTDIDLTAREFALLETFLSSPGRVLSRTFLCQRVWGYQFDPETNVVDVAVQRLRRKIDDDFTPKLIQTVRGVGYSLASE
- a CDS encoding LTA synthase family protein — its product is MFVTLALLTRMALLLKSAGEVSWNLTLLASFAWGVVYDVGAALWWSLPVVLVLMLLPAPTFQYRAVRGAVIGAIGVGFFLMLFSGVSEWTFWDEFGVRFNFIAVDYLVYTTEVIGNIRESYPMPLIIGGVALGAIGLTGMMVRTGLPQIWMEAAATPWRRRYATGLVWIVVAVSFGSLLSERWLPTFANNYNRELAKNGGWALFAAFWANQLEFDQFYETLPEDRAFAMVRENLVRDGSVLMGSEAEDTLRQISAMQPEQRPNVIQITVESLSASFMARYGNTDGITPELDKLVADSLVFDQFYATGTRTVRGMEALTLSLPPTPGRSLVKRPDNENLFSLGSVFQSKGYDTAFIYGGYGYFDNMNYFFGHNGYRIVDRGQVADEDITFANAWGACDEDLFDWSLREADATAKTGKPFFQFVMTTSNHRPFTYPEGRIDLPSKESRRNGGVKYTDYAIAKFLRDASTRPWYKDTIFVIVADHCASSAGKTTLPVSNYHIPLLIFAPGGQIEPGVVDEITSQVDYAPTLLGLLNWSYPSRFFGRDVMHDGCERPARAFVGTYQKMGLWDGERLAVLSPVRHKAMFGTTTGTEVLISEGQDDPLIQEATSYYQTASDLFRLDAYRAYTP
- a CDS encoding phosphatase PAP2 family protein — protein: MPTRLETWRSWWIVLGLLALTLALSELTSIDIRVQDWFFNEETGTWLIGRRDPIPRALFYNGPKYVIILLGVTLLTLLLGRPSWRERWHVTRKGLGVVLLTLAIVPALIGQIKATTGVYCPWDIRRYGGPAPYVRVFEMHPENDRPPYKGRGFPAGHASGGFALVGLAALTQTRRQYYAAIALALGLGWVMGIYQFAKGAHYVSHNLVTMWITWLVYVPIQRGMSRAGRESNLT
- a CDS encoding PIN domain-containing protein; translation: MNRLENLEQAQGKLKNPDSFVSVLLEDEFAELPVTAVHASQSLQLPAVHSDPFDRMLAAQILAERLVLATRDRRIQPCDVPTVAA
- a CDS encoding type II toxin-antitoxin system Phd/YefM family antitoxin; translation: MSEIINIQTAKTHLSRLVEKVAAGEEVIIAKAGKPMVRVIPYQPARKPRASPGKVKKSRQFRFRPAGG
- the leuA gene encoding 2-isopropylmalate synthase, with protein sequence MSAFPASKYRPFPPIDLPDRQWPSRTQTTAPIWCSVDLRDGNQALAQPMSVVEKLEFFDMLVRIGFKQIEVGFPSASQIEFDFCRRLIDENRIPDDVSIQILCQCRADLIKRSCEAIAGAKNVIFHLYNSTSPAQRNYVFGADRPAIKKIATDAVALMKAETAPLVAAGHRIVLEYSPESFTSTEMDFALEICEAVTDVWQPTADNKVILNLPATVEYATPNIHADQIEWMCRHLTRRDLTIVSLHTHNDRGTGIAATELGLLAGADRVEGTLFGNGERTGNLDIVTVALNLQTQGVDPKLDFSDLNEIREIYERTTRMDVPPRSPYAGDLVFTAFSGSHQDAIKKSWDKQIAGEPWDVLYIPIDPADIGRDYKAIIRINSQSGKGGVAYILENEYGFTLPKAMHREFGPVVNRLADTKGTELSAADILEAFQAEYLDRKQPIEVVDFRTTEKDKVVTCEADLVINGTGRTLTGQGNGPINAFVTAVREAELLEFEFLNYTEHSLGIGARAQAVSYIQIQPINGKPLYGAGIDTSIDIASIKAVASAMNRALLD
- a CDS encoding RNA polymerase sigma factor codes for the protein MPTLDKPFDHAACLERVREGDQDAARDLVDSLYPQVVKIVRGRLPRWVAEEDLAQEVFLKMFTRLEQYRGDVPLPHWVSRIAVTTCIDHLRKQQRRPELRRADLSEEESDMLDVVTADTNAEQAGDALAARELLGKLLDQLSPDDRMVIQLLDLEQKSLIEVGDLLGWNTTLVKVRAFRARRKLQKLWQKLEAEEHV
- a CDS encoding flavoprotein, which codes for MSSPIAGKRIILGISGSIAAYKAADLVSQLRKREAEVFPVLTRGGAEFITPLTLQTLARQPVSVDLWKEGQGWQPGHVELADKADLMVVAPATADVIAQFAHGLAPDYLGSLHLVARCPVLIAPAMNGKMWEHPATVANVAVLKSRGVHFIGPEDGMLACGYEGAGRLWPVEGIVEKIENLLLASPAS
- a CDS encoding gamma-glutamylcyclotransferase family protein, with the protein product MSAKDSSILFFAYGLKMDEKRMMALDADCELMGTARLDGYRFEFTAQGHANLQADPESKGWGILWLVPARQMEALDAWAKSRGFERTVLFVISPAGPRVPATAFINLDGTTGSPDPAEWTEILAAARTAKLERSYLTHLKSLSPGS
- the dnaX gene encoding DNA polymerase III subunit gamma/tau, encoding MAKTGYQVIARKWRPQTFDDVVGQDHVVRTLRNAIARDRIAHAYLFVGPRGTGKTSSARIFAKALNCTDGPNADFDPADPACVSIAEGTHLDVIEIDGASNNGVDQVRDLRETVQYAPAQGKYKVYIIDEVHMLSAQAFNALLKTLEEPPEHVKFVFATTDPQKVLPTIVSRCQRFDLKPIPAPLIIERLRKIAVDEKVTISDEAVASIARMADGGMRDAQSIFDQMISFCGDDITEPDVLDVYGLVSAEKLAQLAGAIAAGDHQQLVAIVDECDESGRDLVRLLADLQVVVRTALLDAIAQGGKTTHLGTELSTEQVTRMLDALREGEGAVKLGLAEKINLEVTLLKAVEASRARAIDSLIKELAALSNEAGDASPDQKKKA